In the Arachis ipaensis cultivar K30076 chromosome B10, Araip1.1, whole genome shotgun sequence genome, one interval contains:
- the LOC110267946 gene encoding uncharacterized protein LOC110267946: MSLSLSLFGIAAAVQVTTGGERHRVKRGDERSRTRRLGGGSTAAVATRVCLWNSWSPLSLRLIAREDKLLHYLLHFDSDPPFIILVAVFCWSCQNCCCWSVIMVDAAAASQ, encoded by the exons ATGTCGCTGTCGCTGTCTCTGTTTGGGATAGCCGCCGCCGTTCAAGTCACTACAGGAGGAGAACGCCACCGCGTGAAGCGAGGTGATGAGCGAAGTAGAACACGACGACTAGGAGGAGGCAGCACCGCTGCCGTTGCTACTAGGGTTTGTCTTTGGAATTCCTGGTCGCCGCTATCATTGCGCCTCATCGCTAGAGAAGACAAACTGTTGCACTATCTTCTTCATTTTGACTCTGATCCTCCATTCATAATCCT TGTTGCTGTGTTCTGCTGGAGCTGTCAAAATTGTTGTTGTTGGAGTGTGATCATGGTTGATGCTGCTGCCGCATCCCAATAA